The DNA segment TGAAAGGCGATGTAAATCTTTACCGGCAAAACCTGCAAACCGCATACGTTACCATGCTGGCAAAGATTATTAATAAAGGAGATGATTATGATGATGCTTCGAAAGCCGCTGCTCTTGGTGCAATAAAAAATGTAAAGGATAAACTGGCGAAAGCCGCTGCAGGTAATGAGCAAACAAAGGCACATCGTGCAAACCTGCAATTTCTGATAGACAAGGCTTTGGTTATTAAGTAGTATTCATTACATATGATAATAGAAAGCCCGGCTTTATTAGCCGGGCTTTTATAATTGTTACTGTAACGCTTAACTGTTTGCTTTAGTGCGCCGGCCGCTGCTGACTATTGAACCGAAAGTACAAGTGTGCGACGCAACAGGCGATGCCATAAAATACAGTTGCCGGGTACCAAAAAATCAAACCAGTTCTATTTGGCCAGGCTTTGTATAACGTCGTAGCGCGTTACAATGTGATAATCTCCTTTGTCATCTTTGGCAAGCACGGCACCATTCTCTTTGGTTATAAGACTGCCCAGGCGCTCTACGGGTGTATCAAAAGCCACAACAGGGTAGGGCGGTTCTATAACGCTTTGTATTGACGCCGTTTTTATTTCGGGGTTATTAAAAACCTTTTTGAATAACCCATTTTCACTAACTGCGCCAACCGGCCCATTACCATTCATTACCGGCACCTGATCAATATCGTACTTTTTCATTAACTCCACTGCTTCTGCAACTGTGTGTGTTGGCTGCACAGTTACCAGTTTCTTCCCGGCCCTGCTGTTAACGATGTCTTTAAATGTTTTTACGTCAAGAAAACCTCGTTCCATCATCCATTGATCGTTGTAGATCTTTGCCACATAGCGGCTTCCATGATCGTGGAAAATGCAAACTACCACATCATCTTTTTTCAGGCGCTCTTTTAATTGCATTAAGCCCTGCAGGCAACTGCCGGCACTGTAGCCAATAAAAATACCCTCTTCTTTGGCAATGCGCCTTGCCATTACAGCGCCGTCTTTGTCTGTTACCTGCTCAAAATGATCTATTACAGACATGTCGTAATTCTGCGGTACAAAGTCCTCTCCAAAACCTTCACTGATGTACGGGTGCACCTGGCTCATGTCCACCTCGCCGGTCTGGTAATATTTGGTGAGCAAAGAGCCGTACACATCAATTGCCCAAACCTGTATGCCAGGATTTTTTTCTTTGAGGTACATTGCGGTGCCTGTAACTGTGCCACCGGTTCCGGCAGTACATAGCAGGTGTGTTATTTTACCTTCTGTCTGTTGCCATATTTCAGGGCCTGTAGTTTCGTAATGTGCCACGCGGTTGGCCAGGTTGTCGTACTGGTTGCAGAGGTAAGCGTTGGGAATTTCTTTTTCAAGCCTTCTTGCTACAGAGTAATAGCTGCGCGGGTCATCGGGCTCTACGTTGGTAGGGCACACGATTACTTCTGCGCCTACAGCCTTCAGAATATCCATTTTTTCTTTACTCTGTTTATCTGTGGTGGTAAAAATGCATTTATAACCCTTTACACATGCCGCAAGTGCCAGTCCCATGCCTGTATTGCCGCTGGTGCATTCAATAATGGTTCCGCCTGGTTTAAGCTTGCCTTCCTGCTCAGCCACTTCTACCATTTTTAATGCCATACGATCTTTGATGGAATTGCCCGGGTTGAAGTAGTCTACCTTGGCAAGTATGGTACCTGGTATATCTTTTACAACTTTGTTTAACTTAATAAGCGGAGTGTTTCCAATGGTTTCTAAAATATTATTGAGCCACATACTAACAAGTGTTTGCCGCAAAAGTAAGGGTTTTGTATTGTATGGAAGAACGAAGGAAAAAAGGCATTAATGAACCCGGCATTTGAATGATGATTGAGCTGTTGTTGCGTCGCACTCTTGTACTGCAGCAAAAAGCCCGGCACCCTGTAGCGCAACAACGTAATGGATTACTATTTTGGGCAGTTAAAGAAGGTGACCCTTTTTACAGTAATCGCTATACCGGTATAGACTAAACCGCGGTTTTTGTAGTACAAACCGTGACAAGTTGTAGTAATACTTAACATTCTGCACAAATGTTTATAAAAACAGGCATAAATAATAAATAACATACTTATATTTAAGGAGCAGAACTAATTATCGTAAACGATTGCTCCCCAAGCGTATGAACAAGCAACTAACAACGGACAATGCTTTTTCATTCAGGATATTGAAAAGGCATTTGAATGAAGATGGATTTTCTACCAGGCAGAAGAGTACAAATCCGCTTTATTCTTACAGAAATTTATTGTGGTTTTCTTTAGGCTATTGTGCACTTTTAGTGTCAGCGGTACTGGCTATTATTACGTAGTTGTGTAAACGATTGCGTAATTAGCGGCAGCCTGTTTTTCTTTTTGTATCGATCAGGTACTGTATTTTCCAGTTGCCATTGATCCTTACAAGCTGGTAAGAGTCTGCGCCGCAATGGCTAAAGTTACCTTTGTAGTAAAATTCGTATGGCGTCCATGCAACAGCGAGGGCGCCATCTGTTTTTATTACATCAAACCTTATCCGTTCATCAGCATCTCCTTTCTTAATGGCAGCAATGGCATCTGCAAATGCTTTTACTGTTTCATTGGCTATGGTGGTGTTACCATCTTTTACATGTACAGATTGTAATATGGCACTATCTGTAAAACAGGCCGTGAGTGCTTTGGCATCTGCGTTACGCATAGCTTCAAAAAAGTTGTTGATCACGGTTTTGATTGAATCTTCTGTTGTTGTCTGAGATTTTGCTGAAAACGCAAAACTGAAAACACCAACCAGCAGCAGCAGTTTTTTTTGCATAAAGAATTTTGGAACAAAATAGTATTATTATTTGCGAATGATGCACCATTCATAAAAAAGCCATCCCGGAGGATGGCTGTAATTTTTTTGATGCCATTTGTACTGCAGATGAAAGGATTGCGACGCAACAGGTGATGCCATGAAAAACTGCTGCCGGTATTACTACAAAACAATTACATGTAACCAAGAATTTTAAGCATGCTCTGCGCTGTTTGTTCTTTTGCATACACCCAGTCTACCAGTTTGCCATTTTTGTCGTGGCCAACAATGATATGTTTGGGTGAAGGTATTAGACAGTGTTTAATGCCTCCGTAACCACTGATTTGGTCCTGGTACGCACCGGTATGAAAAAAACCAACGTACAACGGCTCTTTATCGTCAGACTGTGTATTGCTTATGCCGTAAGGCTGTGGTTTGCCATTGTTTTCAGAGATCTTAGGCAAAAACACTTCGTTGATGTGTTCTTCTGAATCATAATAATCGTGACTATCGCAGGTGATGCCCCCCAGTACTACGCGCTGATATTCGTTTTCCCATTTGTTGATCGGCAGCATCAGGAATTTTTCTCCAATGCCCCAGGTATCTGGTAGTGTGGTTATGAAAGAAGAATCTATCATGTACCATGTTTCCCGATCGTTTTGTACTTTCTGGGCAATAACACTATATATGTGTGCCATGCTTTCTCCAACTGTGTAGCTGCCAAACTCTGTATATATATTTGGCATAGGTACGTTGGCTTTTTTGCATGCTTTTTTAATGTTGCCAACAATTTCATTGATCATGAACTGGTAATCATACTCAAAACCCAGTGAGTGTTTTATAGGAAAACCGCCACCGATGTTTATAGAATCGAGTTCGGGACAAATCTTCTTTAGCTGGCAATAAAGGTTGATGATTTTATTAAGCTCACTCCAGTAATAGATATCATCTTTAATGCCTTTATTGAGGAATATATGCAGCATTTTGAGCTGAAACTTATTCTCGTACCCTTCTATGTTGTCTACATAAAACTCGAGGATATCTTTGGCCCTTATACCCAAACGTGAAGTATAGAACGGAAAAGTAGGCTCTTCCTCCGCAGCTATTCGTATACCCAGTTTAAACGGCTGTCTCACGCTTCTTTTATAAGCATTCAGTTCGTCTTTATTATCCAGTACCGGGATAACATTTTTAAAGCCGGAGTTGATAAGTTTGGCAATTCTTGAAGTATAGCTTTTCTGTTTAAAGCCGTTGCAGATAATAAAGGTTTCTTTATTGATCTTTTTACGCTGGTAGAGCTTGTTAATGATCTCAATATCGTAGGCGTAAGATGTTTCGAGGTGTATCTCGTGTTTCAGTGCTTCTTCAACCACGAAAGAGAAATGCGAACTTTTGGTACAATAACAGTAAAAATATTTGCCATCGTATTTATGCTTTTTCATTGCATCGGCAAACATTCGTTTTGCTTTATTTATCTGCATACCTATTTTGGGTAAATAAGTAAGCTTCATCGGGGTGCCGTATTTCTCTATCAGTGCCTTAAGATCAAGGTCGTTGAACTCAAGATAGTTATTGTCTCCAATATCAAAGCCTTCCTGTGGAAAGTGAAAGGTTTGCTTCACCAGCGAGGTGTAAGAATTGTTCATCCCTTCGGGTTAGTTATTACAGTAAAGAAAAAATTTGAACGCACAAAAATAAACGTTTGATATTATCACAAAATAAAAAAAACCGGGAGCGTTGAACTACCGGTTTATATGTAATAATATCATATTATGTTACTTAACAGATGCAACCAGCGCTTTAAAGCTTTCCGGTTCGTTCATGGCAAGATCTGCAAGCATTTTACGGTTAATATCCAGGCCTTTTACATTTAGCTTGTTGATAAACTCGCTGTAAGTAATTCCTTCTTCTCTTACTGCTGCGTTTATACGGGCAATCCATAACTGGCGGTATTCACGTTTTTTCAGTTTACGGCCAACGTAGCTATAGGTTTGTCCTTTTTCTACAATGTTTTTCGCAACTGTATATACATTTTTACGCTTGCCATAAAAACCTTTGGCTTGCTTTAGAATTCTTTTTCTTCTTGCCCTTGAAGCAACGGCATTTTTTGAACGAGGCATGTTT comes from the Panacibacter microcysteis genome and includes:
- a CDS encoding pyridoxal-phosphate dependent enzyme, yielding MWLNNILETIGNTPLIKLNKVVKDIPGTILAKVDYFNPGNSIKDRMALKMVEVAEQEGKLKPGGTIIECTSGNTGMGLALAACVKGYKCIFTTTDKQSKEKMDILKAVGAEVIVCPTNVEPDDPRSYYSVARRLEKEIPNAYLCNQYDNLANRVAHYETTGPEIWQQTEGKITHLLCTAGTGGTVTGTAMYLKEKNPGIQVWAIDVYGSLLTKYYQTGEVDMSQVHPYISEGFGEDFVPQNYDMSVIDHFEQVTDKDGAVMARRIAKEEGIFIGYSAGSCLQGLMQLKERLKKDDVVVCIFHDHGSRYVAKIYNDQWMMERGFLDVKTFKDIVNSRAGKKLVTVQPTHTVAEAVELMKKYDIDQVPVMNGNGPVGAVSENGLFKKVFNNPEIKTASIQSVIEPPYPVVAFDTPVERLGSLITKENGAVLAKDDKGDYHIVTRYDVIQSLAK
- a CDS encoding nuclear transport factor 2 family protein is translated as MQKKLLLLVGVFSFAFSAKSQTTTEDSIKTVINNFFEAMRNADAKALTACFTDSAILQSVHVKDGNTTIANETVKAFADAIAAIKKGDADERIRFDVIKTDGALAVAWTPYEFYYKGNFSHCGADSYQLVRINGNWKIQYLIDTKRKTGCR
- a CDS encoding arginine decarboxylase is translated as MNNSYTSLVKQTFHFPQEGFDIGDNNYLEFNDLDLKALIEKYGTPMKLTYLPKIGMQINKAKRMFADAMKKHKYDGKYFYCYCTKSSHFSFVVEEALKHEIHLETSYAYDIEIINKLYQRKKINKETFIICNGFKQKSYTSRIAKLINSGFKNVIPVLDNKDELNAYKRSVRQPFKLGIRIAAEEEPTFPFYTSRLGIRAKDILEFYVDNIEGYENKFQLKMLHIFLNKGIKDDIYYWSELNKIINLYCQLKKICPELDSINIGGGFPIKHSLGFEYDYQFMINEIVGNIKKACKKANVPMPNIYTEFGSYTVGESMAHIYSVIAQKVQNDRETWYMIDSSFITTLPDTWGIGEKFLMLPINKWENEYQRVVLGGITCDSHDYYDSEEHINEVFLPKISENNGKPQPYGISNTQSDDKEPLYVGFFHTGAYQDQISGYGGIKHCLIPSPKHIIVGHDKNGKLVDWVYAKEQTAQSMLKILGYM
- the rplT gene encoding 50S ribosomal protein L20 is translated as MPRSKNAVASRARRKRILKQAKGFYGKRKNVYTVAKNIVEKGQTYSYVGRKLKKREYRQLWIARINAAVREEGITYSEFINKLNVKGLDINRKMLADLAMNEPESFKALVASVK